From Nicotiana tabacum cultivar K326 chromosome 20, ASM71507v2, whole genome shotgun sequence, one genomic window encodes:
- the LOC107779145 gene encoding CBL-interacting serine/threonine-protein kinase 1-like — MVLIQKEEEIRSERGKKGMRVGKYELGKTLGEGNFGKVKYAKHKDSGQSFAIKILEKNRIQDLRITDQIKREIKTLKVLKHPNVVRLYEVLASKTKIYMVLEYVNGGELFDRIASKGKLKEAQGRKLFQQLIDGVSYCHDKGVFHRDLKLENVLIDADRNIKITDFGLSALPQHLRDDGLLHTTCGSPNYVAPEILSNRGYDGATSDTWSCGVILYVILTGFLPFDDRNLAVLYQKIFKGDAPIPKWLSQGAKNLIKRILDPNPHTRITMAEIKEDEWFKQDYTPANSDEEEDFEDDHASSDDEVLTVHEAPLDTERDPESPSVINNAFQLIGMSSCFDLSGFFENEDASERKIRFTSNLSPKDLLERIEHLAVQMGFQVQKKPGKLKVLLEHKSQKTQASLSIVAEVFEISTSLYVVELQKSSGDSTVYRELCNRLSNELGVQQSEELLPTKL; from the exons ATGGTATTGAtacagaaagaagaagaaataagaagtgAAAGAGGAAAGAAGGGAATGCGAGTAGGGAAATACGAACTTGGAAAAACTTTAGGAGAAGGTAATTTTGGAAAAGTTAAATACGCAAAACACAAAGATTCAGGCCAATCTTTTGCTATTAAGATTTTGGAGAAAAATCGGATTCAAGATCTTAGAATCACTGATCag ATAAAGAGGGAGATTAAAACCTTAAAAGTCCTCAAGCATCCAAATGTGGTCAGATTATACGAG GTCTTAGCAAGCAAAACCAAGATTTACATGGTGCTGGAATATGTAAATGGTGGTGAATTATTTGACAGAATT GCTTCTAAAGGGAAACTCAAAGAAGCACAAGGCAGAAAGCTCTTCCAACAATTAATTGATGGTGTTAGTTATTGCCATGACAAAGGTGTCTTCCATAGAGACCTCAAG CTAGAGAATGTCCTCATTGATGCAGAtagaaacataaaaataacagaTTTTGGGCTAAGTGCATTACCTCAACATTTAAGG GATGATGGCTTATTGCATACAACATGCGGTAGTCCCAACTACGTTGCTCCTGAAATTCTATCTAACAGAGGATACGATGGCGCGACATCAGATACATGGTCATGTGGTGTCATCTTATATGTCATTCTCACTGGGTTTTTACCCTTTGATGATAGAAATCTTGCAGTTCTTTATCAAAAG ATTTTTAAGGGGGATGCACCAATACCAAAATGGTTATCTCAAGGAGCAAAGAATCTTATAAAGAGGATTCTTGATCCAAATCCGCATACTCGCATAACAATGGCAGAGATTAAAGAGGATGAATGGTTCAAACAAGATTATACTCCTGCAAATTCTGATGAAGAGGAAGATTTTGAAGATGATCATGCATCCTCAGATGATGAAGTGTTGACAGTACATGAAGCA CCACTTGACACAGAAAGAGATCCAGAATCACCTTCTGTTATCAATAATGCCTTTCAGCTAATTGGGATGTCCTCATGTTTTGATCTTtctggattttttgaaaatgag GATGCCTCTGAGAGGAAGATCAGATTCACATCTAATCTCTCTCCAAAAGATTTGCTAGAGAGGATTGAACATTTAGCAGTGCAAATGGGATTTCAAGTCCAGAAAAAACCTGGAAAG TTGAAAGTATTGCTAGAACACAAAAGTCAAAAAACTCAAGCCAGTCTTTCAATAGTAGCAGAG GTTTTCGAGATTAGCACATCCTTGTATGTTGTAGAGTTACAAAAATCTTCAGGGGATTCTACGGTATATAGAGAG TTGTGCAATAGGTTATCAAATGAATTGGGTGTCCAGCAAAGTGAAGAGCTCTTGCCCACCAAATTATGA
- the LOC107779146 gene encoding putative GTP diphosphokinase CRSH, chloroplastic isoform X2, whose protein sequence is MFWRKSITFDDADADGVLTPHNDALMDAEVISTGLLREVLEAGAISIYDVRDRIGTSTAHLLHESLRVKHMSLKVEVLDDDSATALRKFCLTYYDVRALVLDLAIKLDMMRHLDYLPRYRQQMISLEVMKLHAPLAHAIGTNLLSLELEDLSFRYLFPYSYLYLDAWLRSHESGNKPLIDICKEQLLQSLNSDPLLMQMVSKISVEGRYKSRYSTMKKLLRDGRKLDEVNDILGLRVVLTPLSAGVDEMEIGEKACYRAREVVLSLWKEIPSRSKDYILRPKANGYKSLHMAVDTSERDRTRPLMEIQIRTAEMDILAAGGTASHALYKGGVTDPEEAKHLKAIMMAAAEFAALRLKDLPSGNPKGLETDKRGRVFRLLDKNGDGKLSIDELMEVMEELGAPGDDAREMMQLLDSNSDGFLSSDEFDLFQDQIEFIRNIEDRDDQYQTLLNEKLQMANETGLIHVYSKEQGDTL, encoded by the exons ATGGATGCTGAAGTTATATCAACTGGGCTACTAAGAGAAGTTCTAGAGGCAGGTGCTATATCAATTTATGATGTGAGAGACCGGATTGGTACAAGTACTGCTCATTTATTGCATGAAAGCTTGCGTGTGAAGCATATGTCGTTAAAGGTAGAAGTATTGGATGATGATAGTGCAACCGCATTAAGGAAATTTTGTCTGACATACTATGATGTTAGAGCATTAGTATTAGACCTCGCTATCAAGCTTGATATGATGAGACACCTCGATTATCTACCTCGGTACCGGCAGCAGATGATATCACTTGAGGTTATGAAACTACATGCTCCTCTAGCGCATGCTATCGGGACTAACCTATTATCTCTTGAATTGGAGGATCTGTCTTTTCGATACTTGTTTCCTTACTCATATCTTTATCTTGATGCATGGTTGAGAAGTCACGAGAGTGGAAATAAGCCTCTGATAGACATTTGCAAGGAACAACTGCTTCAGTCCCTTAATTCCGATCCGCTATTAATGCAAATGGTGAGCAAGATATCTGTTGAGGGTCGTTATAAAAGTCGTTACAGCACCATGAAGAAGCTCTTGAGAGATGGTCGCAAGCTTGATGAGGTGAATGACATCTTAGGTTTACGAGTTGTTTTGACTCCTCTCTCTGCTGGAGTAGACGAAATGGAAATTGGAGAAAAGGCTTGCTATAGGGCGCGTGAAGTTGTTCTATCTTTGTGGAAAGAGATACCAAGTCGGTCAAAAGACTATATCTTAAGGCCTAAGGCTAATGGGTATAAGAGTTTACACATGGCTGTTGATACCAGTGAACGTGACCGGACCAGACCGCTAATGGAAATTCAAATACGAACAGCAGAGATGGATATACTGGCCGCTGGAGGGACAGCATCCCATGCTTTGTACAAGGGTGGTGTTACCGATCCTGAAGAG GCGAAGCATCTGAAGGCAATCATGATGGCTGCAGCAGAGTTTGCAGCATTGCGTCTTAAAGATCTTCCTTCGGGAAATCCCAAAGGTCTGGAAACTGACAAGAGAGGTAGGGTGTTCCGTCTTCTTGACAAGAATGGAGATGGTAAACTCAGCATTGACGAACTTATGGAAGTGATGGAAGAGCTCGGAGCACCTGGAGATGATGCACGGGAGATGATGCAACTTCTTGATTCAAACAGTGACGGTTTTCTGAGCTCAGATGAATTTGATTTGTTTCAGGATCAG ATCGAGTTCATCCGGAATATAGAAGATAGAGATGATCAATACCAAACTTTGTTAAATGAAAAGCTGCAAATGGCAAATGAAACTGGTTTGATTCATGTGTACAGTAAAGAGCAAGGTGATACTTTATAA